Genomic DNA from Novipirellula galeiformis:
ATGTTCGTCACATTTGGATGGATTAGCTCGATGTCATAAGCCGCACGGTCTCGGATTGTTGGATCTGAATGCTGTGGTCTTACTTACCACTGATCCACCGTTTCGGCAGAAGCAATACCCGCCATGCACGGCAACAAGCAAAGGCCAATGATAATGAGTTTGCGATGCATGTTTTTATCGTTCGCTGATCCAATCTGTGAGTGCGGCGTCAAACACGTGCGCGGATGAATTTGATGATTCGTCAGTGTCAGGAAGCCGACGTTTCCCCGTCGATAGAACCGTGTTCATTAGGTCGTCGACCGCATGGTTGTGGTCTTTGCCGAGGATATGATTGAACTCGTGTAGGATCGTGGTCAGTAGGTCGATGTGATCGTCCGGTACTTCGTCCACTTCGTCAACCGCGGGCGTTGGGTCGACAAACCAACCGTGGTTGGCTGCGTTGACGTCGATTTGGATGGCGTCCTCGGTAGTTGAACCGAGCAGGTTTCCGTCTAAATCAGTGATCTCGATCCGCGTGTTTTCAATTTGCTCAATTTGGGCATCGCTGATTCCCGTTGCCGCTAAACGCGAGATGGCTTCATCAACAATCGGTTGCAATTGATCGGTTGTGAGCACCGCGTGGCAGACATGATTGTTTGCTGTCGTAGCGGCGCGGAGATCGCTGGTTCCGACGTTCAGGGTGCTGAGGGTGATGAGTTCGACTTTGGTTTGAATGGTGCCGTTCGAACTGGTGCTACTGCTGCGGTGATGTTGAGTTTCGCTGGCACCGACGCCGATGAACAGTCGCTCGTCGGTCGGAACGTCTTCGACAACGATGCGAGTCGCTGTTGATGATACCGTCTGTTCGGCAATTTCCTCATTGTCGCCTTGGCCAGGAGCATTCTCGATTTGAACGAAGCCAAAGATTCCATCGACCGAAAGCTGTGGTTCCCAAGAGATCTCCAGGTTCGGATCGCTCGCGGAAATTGTGGCACCGGGTGTGGGGCTTGTCACCACAGGAGCGTCGGGCAGTGATGCATCTAGCAAATCGCTGATGTTAAAGGTGACAGTGAATTGTCGATCGATCGTGCCGTCGTCTTCGTAATCGACGTCAACCGTGTACGTTCCATTGTTGGCAGCGATAAGTTCGGCAAGGGTGTCAAACTGGTGCTCGAGGAAAACGTGGGCTGCTTCTTCGTTGTCGCTTTCAACGCCGCCGCCGGGTCGCGTGACGCTGATCGTCGACGCACCGGTGATGTTGGGGCCGTAAGCGGAAAACTCAATGTTGTTCAGATAGAAGTCGTCGCCACCGTCCATTTCAACGCGATAAACCTCCATCTCGGCTTCACCAGCAAGATGGTTGGGATGCCAATCTACTTGTGATGCGGACATGTCGTAGCCGAGAACGATATGCGATCCGGCTGCGGTCGCGCGGATGTCCAGTTCCGAGTCCGAAGGACGACGGGCGAGTGTTTCCAGCGTTTGCCACGAACTACCATCAAATTGATAGGCAACCAAATGATTTGCGATCTCGCTGGTTGTGTTCCAATCGTTCCCAAGCAGCGTCGCGTCGTACTTGAGCGAAAGGTCGGCGTGATCGAATGCGACGGCGTTGCCTGCCGCGTCGTCGACGATGAACTCCCATGACTGAACGACGTCGAACCCGCTTGGCTGTTGCACGGTGCTGCGTAGATCGAGGGTCGCATCAAAATCGCCGTAAGCGACATATTGCCATTCCGCGCCCGTAAAGACTTGATATTCGAACTTGAAGTTTGCCTGATTGGCCAGCCCTTCAACGACGAAGTCCACACCGCCGACGGCATCGTTGCCACCGCCGAACGCACCGGATGGCTCAGCGGGGCTGATCGCTTTCACATGATCGTCGATCTCGATTGTTGTGACCGAGAGGGTGGAGAGGCCGAATGTGACGTTGGCCACATCACTGCCGCCGGTTTGCTCGACGCGAGAAGGCAGCTGATGACTAGGCGCGGCGATGATGTTCAGCTCGAGACCCGTCGGCAACGCTGGCGTCGTCAGGCTTGCTGCACCTTCAAAGTTGGTCTCAAAGAACCAGACGTCCAGGTCCCCGTTACCGACTTCGACAAACACTTCGTCGGCAGTGGGATGTTCAGGCAAGGTGATCGTCAATTCGCGATTGTCCGCAGTGAGGACGGCCCCGTCAGCGGGCGTCGTCGGCGAGATTGCGGCGGGGAACATTGACGCGATGATCGCCGCCGTATCGAGCTGGATTGTGATGGTCTCGTCGATCGAGTCATCACCATCGAAGTCGAATTCAAACAGGAAGTTGCCGTCTAGCAACGCGACGAAATCGGTCAGCGATTGGTCTTCTTCGGCATCGATGCCAATCCACTCATCGCCGCCGCCCATGCCATGCACTCGCGGTTCCGAATCCATGGGCGTCGTTACGTACAAGACTGTCTGATAGTCGGCTCGATCGTCGAGCGTATCGATTTCAATGTTAAAGGCAATGAAAGACTCGCCACTAAATTCACCTTGAACGAAACCAAACTCAATATCCGCGATTGCTGCGGTCTCGGCGGGCTCCACCGAGGCTTCCGTTCCTCGGACCTCCACTTCATCGATGACCACGATCGCGTTCGGGTTGCCGACGGCGAGGATCGCGTAAACCGAATTGGTAAAGGCCGCTACATTGAATCCATTGAGCTGGCTGTTGGGGATCAAGCCGCTATCGAGTTCGTTGTCGCCCTGCTTGGCTCTGATTTGCACGCCCGAAGATTCGATCGACAGAGTCAGTTCCACTGGTTGCGTGGAATCGTAGCCGGAAAGCTGCAATCCCGAGTAGTAAGAATCGTCATCAGGAGAGCTGAGTTTGATCTGTCCATCGGAGTGGAAATCGAGGCCGACCCCCGCGCTGGATTCGAGTTCGATGAAGCCAACGTAGGTGTTTGCTCCCGCTGATAGACTATCGAGGGTAACGCTGAACGTTGCCGGGCCGCCGGGCAGATCGATCGCGGTTTCGGGATAGGCGATGGTCGTCCAGTCGTCATCGGTCGCGCCGGCGAGCATCGTCAAGCTCGATCCCGCCTCCACAATCGACCCGCCGTTTTCGAGCACGGTCCAGCTTTCAGGCACGCCGCCGGTACCATTACTGAAATCGTCATCGATCAGTACTGCTAGATCATCCTGTATGGCGATCGTGAATGAAGATGTACCAATCGAGTTGGTGAAGAACGACAAGTTAACGAGTCCATCGGTGCTGGCCGTTATCGCTAGATCGTCGCGGCGGAAGTTGGCTTGCACGCTAGCGAGAAGAGGCTGGTCGGTCGGAAGTGAGTCGGTGGTGACACTCGTTGCGGTGCCTGCTAGTTGCGGTTGCGCCCACCAAATCTCGTCCAAGTTTTCGATGCCGGCTCCTTCAACTAAATTCGCTGAAACATAAATGCTCTCCGCACCACTGATCTCGTTCCAAGCGATCGTGGGCGTCGTGTCATCGATCTCCCCACTGGGGCTGGCCACGACCGGGTAACTAGGGAACGAGTCCGCAGTAAAGCCTTCAAGATTGACGTCGATCGTGAAGGTTTCCTCGTAGGCACCATCACCGTCGTGGTCGATTCCAAATTCATGAATACCGTCGTGGGCATCCATGAATTCGGAAAACGAGGTGTAATGGAAGCCAGCGGCTTGATGTTCCCCATCAACGTCCGGACGCATGAACTCCGTATCGTCCACTCGCTTCAAGTCAATTCGCGTCGCGTCGGTATGATTCGATCCCGAAGCGTTCAGGTCAAAGTAGCTCAAGTAGACCACTTGTCCGTTGATGTCAGCCTTGCCGATCTCCAGGATCACGTCCGCTAGTATCGGTTGGGATGCATCGTTAACCGTAATCGTGATGTTCTCGCTGTCCGTGGTGGTACCATCGTTGACAATGACATCGAATGTGAACGAACTGCCGCCATCGGTCTCACTTGGCGTCCACTCGAACACGCTCGCTGACGAGATGTGAGCGGAGTCTGGTGCATTCTGGCTGAGACTGAATGACAGCGTGTCGGCTGGCAGGTCTGCATCGGTTGCTGTGACCGCAAACGTTAACAATTGGCCCTCGTCAACGCTGTGGTGGCCGATTGCGTCGAGGACGGGTGGATCGTTGACTTCGGCGATCGTCCATGTGATTGTTTCATAGTCGTTGGCTTGACCATCGGAGACGACGACGTTGAAGGTGAACACACCCTGCTGATCTTCACTGGGAGTCCAAGAGAACTCACCACCGGTGGTGATCGCAGCACCGTCAGGCACGTTGCCATCCAGGCTGAAGGTCAGCGTATCGGAGGGGAGATCGCTGTCGGTTGCTGCCGCGGTAAACGAGAGGAGTTCGTTTTCGTTGCTGGTCTGGTCGCCGATTGCGTCGAGGACGGGTGGATCGTTGACTTCGGCGATCGTCCATGTGATTGTTTCATAGTCGTTGGCTTGACCATCGGAGACCACGACGTTGAAGGTGAAAGCACCCTGTTGATCTTCACTGGGAGTCCAAGAGAACTCGCCACCGCTAGTGATCGCAGCACCGTCAGGCACGTTTCCGGTCAGGCTGAAGGTCAACGTATCGAAGGGGAGATCTCCGTCGGTCGCTGTGGCGGTAAACGAGAGGAGATCATGTTCGTTGCCGCTGTGGTCGCCGATCGCATCGAGGACGGGTGGATCGTTGACTTCGGCGATCGTCCAAGTGATTGTTTCATAGTCGTTGGCTTGGCCATCGGAGACGACGACGTCGAAGGTGAAAACTCCCTGCTGATCTTCGTTAGGCGTCCAAGAGAACTCGCCATCGGTGGTGATCGCAGCACCGTCAGGCACGTTTCCGGTCAGGCTGAAGGTCAGGTCTTGGAATGGTCGATCGGGATCACCGCTGATCGCATTGAAGGTATGGAGTTGACCTTCGCTGAGCGTTTGATCGCCGATCGCGTCGAGGATGGGTGGATCGTTGACTTCCGCGATTGTCCATGTGATGGTTTCATAATCGTTGGCTTGGCCATCGGAGACCACGACGTTGAAGGTGAAAACTCCCTGTTGATCTTCACTGGGAGTCCAAGAGAACTCTCCATCGGTGGTGATCGCAGCACCGTCAGGCACGTTTCCATCCAGGCTGAAGGTCTGCGTATCGGAGGGGAGATCGCTGTCGGTTGCTGTGGCCGTGAACGAGAGGAGTTCGTGTTCGTTGCCGGCCTGGTCGCCGATCGCATCAAGGACGGGAGCATCGTTGACTTCCGCGATTGTCCAGGTGATGGTTTCATAATCGTTGGCTTGGCCATCGGAGACCACGACATTGAACACAAAGGTGCCCTGTTGGTCTTCGCTGGGCGTCCATGTGAACACGCCACCGCTGGTGATCGCCGCACCAGCAGGCACGTTGCCGTCCAGGCTGAACGTCAACGTGTCGGAGGGGAGATCGCTGTCGGTCGCTGTAGCGGTGAATGAGATGAGTTCGTGTTCGTTGCCGGTCTGGTCGGGAATCGTTGTCAGTACGGGCGAGTTGTTGACGTCGGCGACCGTCACGGTGATTGTTTCGGTTGCGGTCAAATCACCATCGGTGACGACGATATCAAATGTGTAGCTGCCGGGACCTTGTGACTCAGTGGGCGTCCAGGTGAATTCGCCACTTTGGGTGATCGCAGCGCCGGCGGCCGCATTAGAACCCAAGCTAAACGCAAGCGTGTTGGCGGGGAGGTCAGCGTCGGTTGCCGTCGCGGTGAAGTGGAGTTGGGAACCTTCGTCAATCGAATGATCGTCGATCGAATCGAGTACGGGGGCGGTGTTGACTTCGTTGACCGTGACCGTGATTGATTGACGATCGTCGGTGTCGCCATCCGAAACAATCACGTCAAACACAAACGTGCCGGCTCCATGTGCCTCAGTGGGCGTCCAGCTGAACTCACCGTCGGATGTCATGCTGGCCCCGAAGTGTTGGTCGCCTTCAAGAGAGAACGTCAGTTCGTCTGACGCGGTCTCCTCGTCCGTGGCTGTCGCGGCAAATCTCAGTGTTTGCAACTCATCAACGGTTTGATTGGAAAGCGTCGCCAGTACCGGTGAATCGTTGACCGGATCAACGGTGATCGTGATCGTTTGCGACGGAGATGCATCAATCCCCGTATTGTCGGTGCCGCCATTGTCACGCAGTGTTACCAGCATGGTTGCGGTGCCGTGCGCGTTGTCGGCAGACGTGAAGGTTAAGTTGCCATTTGCGTCAATCGTCGGTGCGGTCGCGAACAGGGCCGCGTTGGAGTTGTTGGTGATCTCAAACGTCAACGTCTGCGAGGACTCATCCGCCGGGCCCGTTGAGAGTTCACTGGCGAAACCGGTTACGGTTTGCGTTCCTGCATCTTCATCCACCGTCACGGTTGTGTGCTCCAGCGTGAAGGAAGGGGCATCGTTGACGGGAGGTGCCACCGTGATCACAAAGGTTTGCGAGGGCGAGGTGTCAACGCCGCCATGATCTGTTCCACCATCATCGTGAAGGACAACCGTGATGGTTGCGGTGCCTGTTAGATCATCGGCAGGTGTGTAAGTCAGTTCGCCCGCTGAGTTGATCGTGGGCGGTACGGCGAATAGATTTGCGTTGGTGTTGCCGGTGACTTCGAAAGTTAACGTTTGCCCCGATTCATCGGCTGGACCGGGTGATAGGTTGGTAGCGAAACTAGAAAGGGTCTGTGTCCCGCTGTCTTCGGGAACGCTGGCGGGATCTGCCGAAATCGTGAACGAAGGTGCGTCGTTGACAGGCACCACTTCAATTGTGAATGTTTGCGTTTCAGAGGTATCCATGCCTCCGTCCGTTGTCCCGCCGTCATCACTAAGGTTGACGGTGATGTTGGCGGTCCCGAGGGCACCGTCTGCAAGTGTGTAGGTCAGATTGCCGGTTGCGTCGAGTTGCGGCAAGACAGCAAAGATCGCTTCGTTGTCGTTGGAGAGAATTGTGAACGCGACGACTTGATCGGATTCTGTGGGGTCTGGTCCGGGAGTCACGTCGGTAGCGAAGGCGGTGATGGATTGCGGCCCACCGTCTTCCAAGGTGGTATGAACCAAGGACGGCAAGATGAACTCGGGGGCGTCATTGACCGGTGTGGTTGCCTTGAGTCCTGTGTTGCCCGTGATGTTGAACTTCACTGTCGCAGTGGTGTCGGCGTTGAAACCGGCATTGTTCAGCTTCACCGTGCCACCATTGTTGCCGGTGATCGTCACTGCCGCTTCGTCAGAACCTTGAAGGGTAAGTTCACTGTTTTCATCAAACGCAATCGTCGAGGCAGCGGTGTTCAGAATTTCCAACAGCGAGCCGCCGTCCTGGTCGATGTCCAGGTCGTCGAACTGGAATGAGGCGGTACCTCCATCGATCTGAATCGCCGTTCCGGCATTGGTTTGGCCATCGGCACTTCCGATATCAGTGCTCTTGATCGTGATCGTCCCCGTGACGTTTCGAAGTCGAATGCCTTCGTTGTCATTCGTACCGCCACTGGTCACGATGATGGTGAATTCAATGACCAAATCACCCGCGTTGTCGCCCGCGATCCCAGCACTGGCGACCGGGTCCAAGGTCACGCCACCAATCGTGTTGCCCGTTGCGACGGTGAGCACGTCACCGGTCGTATTGGTAATCGTGGGCGAAATCGCGTTGATGGCAGGTAAAGCGTCACTGCCTGCGGGAACGGTGATGTCGATACCCGCGAGGTAGGCTTCCAGTGTCGTCCCGGCGAGTCCCGAGCCGATGAAGACTTGGTCATCTTCGAGATGAAAGCCGCCGTCGTTATGGACTCCATAAGTGACATCATAGGGAGTCACCGTGCCGACGACAAAAATAATGTCGCCCGAAGCGTCCGCGTCGGGATCCGTTTCAACGTTGTTCAGGGCGGTAAAGTTTTGAAAGGGTAAGGCCAGCGAACCGTCACCACCGGGCGCCGCCGAATTGTCGACGACCCAGAGTGATTGATCGATCGAAATCGTCGCGGTTTGTTGATGCGTCGCACCGTCGGAGTCGGCGATGGTGAACAGAAACGTCGTCGTCCCTTCGAAACCGGTTTGAGGGACATAACGGAACGTTTCGGCCACGTTGTCAAAGGTGAGAGTGCCCACACCGGTCGTGGAATCAATGGATTCAACCGAGAGCACGTCATCCCCTACGTCGGTGGCGCCGGCGAGCAATGTCGACCAAGCTCGCGAGAGTGGCACGTTCCCGAGCGCGTTGATGGTTTGTGCGGCGGCCACAGGAGCCACGTTGTTGACCACTAAAGCGAACGTGGCAGTGGTGGCTGCTGTGTCATTGTCGGTCGCGGTGATGGTCACCGTTTGGCTTTCGTCCGGTCCATCGGTGCTGTCGTACGACCATGACCAGGTTCCGTCATTGTTGTCCGTGATCGTGCCGAAGTCGGCAGTCAGTGTGACGGTATCACCGCTCGCATCCGAGTAAGTGCCGGTGTTGGTTGCCGTTTGACCTTCGTCGACCGTCACGGTGGCGTTGTTCGCTGCGACGATGGGGGCGACGTTGTTGACGATCAAGCCGAATGTGGTCGTTGTCGCGACGGAATCGCTATCGGTGGCGGTGATGGTGACCGTTTGACTCTCGGTTGGGCCATCGGTGCTGTCGAACGACCATGACCATGTGCCATTGAGATTGTCCGTGATAGTCCCGACCGAAGCTGAGAGAGTCACCGTGTCGTCACCGCCGTCGCTGAACGCTCCCGTGTTGTTCGCGGTGACGCCTTCGTTGACCGTGACGGATGAATTATCGGCTGCCACGATTGGAGCGGCGTTGCTAACGGTGACCGAGTGTGTTCCGGCGGTATGCGTGCCATCTTCATCAATGACCGACACGGTGACTGTGTAGTCGTTCGGACCATCGGCATAGGTATGTGTTTTGAGTCCCGCCGTGCCAGGCGTTTCGAGTGGGGTGCCGTCGCCCCAATCGATGGTGTAGCCGGTGACCGTATCGTCGCCTGGATCGGTCACACTACCGAGGGTCAGCTCGTAAAGAATTCCTTCAACGGCGCTCCCACTGCCGGTCAAGGCAATGGTCGGTGCGACGTTGGTGACGGTGAATTGAAACGTCACGTCGTTGCTCGCCGCCATTGCGTCCGTCG
This window encodes:
- a CDS encoding tandem-95 repeat protein, with translation MIRYQQAQRKLRRQLFVETLEQRQLLAVDGFRIDLSGSGDVDLFDPNGGGTVQQGYVDGIGGGGSSIGTSNVPGVNNQNPIAGDDSDVANEDGPAITINVADLLVNDSDPDDSGTLSIIAVSNTGTLGLVSFDSLTGTITYDPNGAFEQLADGQTAIDTFYYSLDDSKNGHSTGTVIVTITGANDAPTISGAATATATEGSTATHTGTFADVDSGDTITLTASEGNVTDNLDGTWSWSLATTDDAAMRAITITATDAMAASNDVTFQFTVTNVAPTIALTGSGSAVEGILYELTLGSVTDPGDDTVTGYTIDWGDGTPLETPGTAGLKTHTYADGPNDYTVTVSVIDEDGTHTAGTHSVTVSNAAPIVAADNSSVTVNEGVTANNTGAFSDGGDDTVTLSASVGTITDNLNGTWSWSFDSTDGPTESQTVTITATDSDSVATTTTFGLIVNNVAPIVAANNATVTVDEGQTATNTGTYSDASGDTVTLTADFGTITDNNDGTWSWSYDSTDGPDESQTVTITATDNDTAATTATFALVVNNVAPVAAAQTINALGNVPLSRAWSTLLAGATDVGDDVLSVESIDSTTGVGTLTFDNVAETFRYVPQTGFEGTTTFLFTIADSDGATHQQTATISIDQSLWVVDNSAAPGGDGSLALPFQNFTALNNVETDPDADASGDIIFVVGTVTPYDVTYGVHNDGGFHLEDDQVFIGSGLAGTTLEAYLAGIDITVPAGSDALPAINAISPTITNTTGDVLTVATGNTIGGVTLDPVASAGIAGDNAGDLVIEFTIIVTSGGTNDNEGIRLRNVTGTITIKSTDIGSADGQTNAGTAIQIDGGTASFQFDDLDIDQDGGSLLEILNTAASTIAFDENSELTLQGSDEAAVTITGNNGGTVKLNNAGFNADTTATVKFNITGNTGLKATTPVNDAPEFILPSLVHTTLEDGGPQSITAFATDVTPGPDPTESDQVVAFTILSNDNEAIFAVLPQLDATGNLTYTLADGALGTANITVNLSDDGGTTDGGMDTSETQTFTIEVVPVNDAPSFTISADPASVPEDSGTQTLSSFATNLSPGPADESGQTLTFEVTGNTNANLFAVPPTINSAGELTYTPADDLTGTATITVVLHDDGGTDHGGVDTSPSQTFVITVAPPVNDAPSFTLEHTTVTVDEDAGTQTVTGFASELSTGPADESSQTLTFEITNNSNAALFATAPTIDANGNLTFTSADNAHGTATMLVTLRDNGGTDNTGIDASPSQTITITVDPVNDSPVLATLSNQTVDELQTLRFAATATDEETASDELTFSLEGDQHFGASMTSDGEFSWTPTEAHGAGTFVFDVIVSDGDTDDRQSITVTVNEVNTAPVLDSIDDHSIDEGSQLHFTATATDADLPANTLAFSLGSNAAAGAAITQSGEFTWTPTESQGPGSYTFDIVVTDGDLTATETITVTVADVNNSPVLTTIPDQTGNEHELISFTATATDSDLPSDTLTFSLDGNVPAGAAITSGGVFTWTPSEDQQGTFVFNVVVSDGQANDYETITWTIAEVNDAPVLDAIGDQAGNEHELLSFTATATDSDLPSDTQTFSLDGNVPDGAAITTDGEFSWTPSEDQQGVFTFNVVVSDGQANDYETITWTIAEVNDPPILDAIGDQTLSEGQLHTFNAISGDPDRPFQDLTFSLTGNVPDGAAITTDGEFSWTPNEDQQGVFTFDVVVSDGQANDYETITWTIAEVNDPPVLDAIGDHSGNEHDLLSFTATATDGDLPFDTLTFSLTGNVPDGAAITSGGEFSWTPSEDQQGAFTFNVVVSDGQANDYETITWTIAEVNDPPVLDAIGDQTSNENELLSFTAAATDSDLPSDTLTFSLDGNVPDGAAITTGGEFSWTPSEDQQGVFTFNVVVSDGQANDYETITWTIAEVNDPPVLDAIGHHSVDEGQLLTFAVTATDADLPADTLSFSLSQNAPDSAHISSASVFEWTPSETDGGSSFTFDVIVNDGTTTDSENITITVNDASQPILADVILEIGKADINGQVVYLSYFDLNASGSNHTDATRIDLKRVDDTEFMRPDVDGEHQAAGFHYTSFSEFMDAHDGIHEFGIDHDGDGAYEETFTIDVNLEGFTADSFPSYPVVASPSGEIDDTTPTIAWNEISGAESIYVSANLVEGAGIENLDEIWWAQPQLAGTATSVTTDSLPTDQPLLASVQANFRRDDLAITASTDGLVNLSFFTNSIGTSSFTIAIQDDLAVLIDDDFSNGTGGVPESWTVLENGGSIVEAGSSLTMLAGATDDDWTTIAYPETAIDLPGGPATFSVTLDSLSAGANTYVGFIELESSAGVGLDFHSDGQIKLSSPDDDSYYSGLQLSGYDSTQPVELTLSIESSGVQIRAKQGDNELDSGLIPNSQLNGFNVAAFTNSVYAILAVGNPNAIVVIDEVEVRGTEASVEPAETAAIADIEFGFVQGEFSGESFIAFNIEIDTLDDRADYQTVLYVTTPMDSEPRVHGMGGGDEWIGIDAEEDQSLTDFVALLDGNFLFEFDFDGDDSIDETITIQLDTAAIIASMFPAAISPTTPADGAVLTADNRELTITLPEHPTADEVFVEVGNGDLDVWFFETNFEGAASLTTPALPTGLELNIIAAPSHQLPSRVEQTGGSDVANVTFGLSTLSVTTIEIDDHVKAISPAEPSGAFGGGNDAVGGVDFVVEGLANQANFKFEYQVFTGAEWQYVAYGDFDATLDLRSTVQQPSGFDVVQSWEFIVDDAAGNAVAFDHADLSLKYDATLLGNDWNTTSEIANHLVAYQFDGSSWQTLETLARRPSDSELDIRATAAGSHIVLGYDMSASQVDWHPNHLAGEAEMEVYRVEMDGGDDFYLNNIEFSAYGPNITGASTISVTRPGGGVESDNEEAAHVFLEHQFDTLAELIAANNGTYTVDVDYEDDGTIDRQFTVTFNISDLLDASLPDAPVVTSPTPGATISASDPNLEISWEPQLSVDGIFGFVQIENAPGQGDNEEIAEQTVSSTATRIVVEDVPTDERLFIGVGASETQHHRSSSTSSNGTIQTKVELITLSTLNVGTSDLRAATTANNHVCHAVLTTDQLQPIVDEAISRLAATGISDAQIEQIENTRIEITDLDGNLLGSTTEDAIQIDVNAANHGWFVDPTPAVDEVDEVPDDHIDLLTTILHEFNHILGKDHNHAVDDLMNTVLSTGKRRLPDTDESSNSSAHVFDAALTDWISER